AGATAACCTTAGCAAGGAAGTATTCAGCTTGTGAACCGGTGCTACATGTACTCAAGCAATTCAGAAAGTATTAGTCACTTCTTCATCACTGTTCAGTTGCTAATGACTTCTGGAATATTTCTACTCTCTTTTTGGACTCAATTGGGTCATGTCGTTTAAAGTCAAAGATGCCTACAAAAGTTGGTGGTCATGGATAGTTGATAGGACCATCAAGAAAATCTGGATCAAGATCCCTGCAAGTATTTTTTGGTGTGTGTGGAGTGAGAGGAACTGCAGATGTTTTGATGGAATTTCCGACACATTCCCTAGAGGTTAAATGTCTTCCTAATTAATTTTGTTGGAACAATCTTGCTATCGTATATAGCTATGTCCAGCTCTTGGGACTTCGTTAGTTCTTTCACTTTAGCTCTAGGGACTTTGTACAGGAGCTAACTTTATTTTTGTGTTCCCGTATGTAATTTCAAAGAAGGGTAATTGAAAGGTTTTCCCTTCAAGGCAAGATTAACAGAAAATGCAGTATAGAGAGAAATTGCATTCAATAGCTGCACCAAAAAGTGCGTTTTAGAACCATACCTTTGCATAATTCCCATCAAGGGCAATTGCCAGGCTGCAATCTGCAATGGCATCTGAAATTTGACCCATAGCTCGGTATGCAGCAGCACGATTGCAGAAACAGATTGCTGTGAAAGGACGTGACTCAAAATTACATGATACTGCAGCTGTATAGTGCTCAACAGCTTCTGCATGCTTTCCCGATTGAAATGCAGCATTTCCAGCTGCCTGCATAGTAAAGGGCGAATGTTCTTGAAATGGAAAGCAAAATgttcttttcattatttaacATTACTTTTTTTCTCAGGTTGGCACCACAAAATTTTGCATTACTTGCTCTGAGATATGCCAGGAATCAGAAAAATGCAATGAAGATGAACAGTCAAACAAAGGTAGGAAAACATTTAAAATTAATGTATTAACAAACAAGTCAAGAGGCTATACAGAAGCAAACAAGAGTCTGAAGCAACTATAAACAAGAGTCATAGTTCGCTCAGTTTGTACGTCTTTAATCAACAAAATTAGTAAGATACCAAAATGAGGCCTCACAATACTTCCAGGATAGGTAATAGCAAATATTTGCAGCCATAGACTAGCTCTTCACAAGATCACACTGAACCGAAGAAACTCAGCTGACAGTGTTCCCTTAGGGTAGAACCTAGAAAAAACTAGACAGAACACCTTATTTAAATCTAGAGGATATCACTGCTTTCAGGAACCCAAATGAAACCATTACAATCATAATGGAGCAACCTTACAATTTCATGTTGGCTGATGGACACAGACCATAAGGAATTAGTAATTCAAAGTAGATATAGACTCTGGTTTTCACTACAAACACAAACAGATGATGCAGATAATTGTACCTCATATAGTTACAAGAACAGGGATATTTTTGAGAATTGACAAGAACGGGGATATTATTATAGGCTTCCTCAGTATACAGTTTTATTGcatctattttttcttctttttttttttgaaaaagttaACTTGTATTATGAACAAAGGAATACTCCAAaagtattttttcttctttttctgaaAAAGTACAATGGTTACTAATTGCAGTAGCTTTCTCGTACTAGGAGCTTACCAAAAAAAGCAAggcattaaataaatttattttccaAGGGTCGGGTAAAGGACTaaacttcataaaaaaaaacatgctGCTTAAATGTCATATTGCACAAGAATAGCTAGTAACACCTTtctccaaaaagaaaaataaaactaacAGCAAACACAAACTTTGCTAGGAAATTCAGGATTGCCGACCAACCAAAACACTTCAAGAAGCTTGAAAAAAGAGTAGTGATAACAAGGACAATATTTAGTAGGACTTTGGATATGAATTGGTTAATATTCAAAAGTAGTAGTAGTTTTTGGAAGTTGAAGTTGGGTTTGGACATGAAACACAATTGAAGCCTTATGAGTGATAGCTTGAAAGTTTCCTAAAACCTGTTTTTCAAAcatcaaattcaatatttcaaatttgaagttgaaataatGAGTCAATCTCATCAGCAAACACTTATTTGAAATAAGTTCCAAGCATTTAAACAAAACGGATAAATCCCtcaataaactaaaaaaattaaaaatactctcTCACAATCAGTCATCCCATGAATGACCACTTGAAGACATACAATTTTAAAGGTTTAATAATATCTGCATGGTGTATGTAAAGATCGAAGTATTCTTGCACTTCAATGTGTAAGAAACcaaatatgtgtgtgtgtgtgtgtctaCCTAGAGCCTGAATGGGTCGGTTGAGCCACCGAATCCCAACTCAACTACCCAAGATTTGAGTGGACACTAAATTGGCCCAAGCTGATCTAATTGGCCCTGTAAAAGGGTGCTAACAAAAGCAGTGAGCCACGTATGCTGTTACTTCACATACCATAACTCGGGCTCTCCTTAAATGGTGCAACTTAGTATTGACACAGCAGTCTAGCAAACTTAAGGTCCTACAGATCCAAAGGTACAACCTCAAATAAAATTTCCGCCTTTGCTCCATACCTACTATCACTCATTTATAACGAGTTCTAACTAGCTAATTCAGCCAGAGACCataattgtttttttctcttcaGTAGTTCAGTTATTGCTATTTCATTTTCCTTTCAGATTTCATCCCAGAAGATTTTCAAAAGTATTAACAGGTAAATAATTTTGCAAGTTCCATAAAAAATAATGACCTATAGTTCAAATATAGGTGCTACTTATagttaataaaaattaaatgtataATTATCATCTATAATGGTATATATAATTACACACATAACATAGGAATAAGCTGAATATAACAAGTGATAGGTGCATGTTTAAAAAGGGAAAGATCATAAAGCACAAAGTGCACTCACCTTAAAGCACAAGAGCTCACGTATTGTTACAGCAAGAGGAACAACAGCTTCTAAAGTCTTGAGTCCACTACTGCAAATTCAAATTATATGATCGTAAGCTAATACCTACATGTAAAAAGAGGATAAAGATATCTTTCCCAAAATAGAAGCCACCTTTCCATGAGACACATCGATTTCTCTTGGTTCTTCAGAAAATTATCAGCCTCTTCAAGCTTCCCGAGATAAAAGTATGACTTCACTGTTTTAGAAATACACCAGAGCCCAGAGGAAGCACTTCTCGGACTATCTAACTCTGATGACTGGTAACTGAAATTATATGGCGGAGCATTCGACTTAGCAAATTCAAGTTTCTTCTCACATAACTGAATCACCTCTTCGTACCTCCGCAGCTGTTCATTAAACTcaacaaaattaatttatttcaagAAATTCCAAAGATTTCTGGAACACATGGTGCAATGTAACAAATTTAAGCAGacaaaaattcaattttacaATCTCATGGTTCAATGACACAAACCATAAGAAGAGCATCTGCTTTCAATTCGAGTAGTTTCTCCGAATAGGTGCTTATTGTCAAAGCCTCACAGACCACACCCAAGGCCAACTCTGCATCACTTTGCCTTCGTCTTTGCAATAGTTCCACACACTGCTTCATGCATTCTGATACCCTCTGAGGGCATCGGAAAAGAACAATTAGCTTTCAACTTTTCATTTTATTAAGAAGTACAACTAAGCTCATTTTGTTTGCTGAGCATTCACAAGTTTCTTAAGCATTATTATTCATGAAGAAGctgaaaagaaaatcaaaattaaagcTTCAACTAGAATGTCAAGACCAGAATCTAAGTAAAATTACCTATTCTCTCCACATATTTCTATTTTTGCTACTTAGCAGAATAATAGATGTGGTACACGAACGGGAGTGTCATACATAAGAAGTTAATCCAGTAACAGACACTTAAATGCACCCTGTGTTCATCTTGTccctattttctcttctttaattcaattttGGGGCCTCTAAATTACCTTGCATTTCATAAGAGATAGCATAAGCAAGTTGTTCATGGAGCTGCTTGAGATGCGCTACACAAGCTCAAAATTTCTATGGCTTAAAATTCCAGATAATATCAGTCAAAACCTGATATTATGATATCAATAGATCTTGTTGCaagtttttcttctctttttctttcaccAAGCAACTTGGTGGATTTAAAACAAGCTGGAGCACAAATGACATTACGTGTGTTATGTTGAGGTAATAATTGCAAGAAAAACACAGCTAAGACAATTCAGATAAAGGAGCAGTAAAGGTGGTACCTATTAAGGGAAAGAATCTGCAAAAGATTAAGTCCTGATAGGAAGAATGTAAAGCAAACTACTGAAATTAATAATTGTACCTGTGCTTTTTCCAAGCCCTCCGAGGCTTCCACCAATATCTTTCTATCCACACACACCTCTGGCCCATGTTGCAAGCATGTCATGAAAAACTTTGATGCATTTTCGACTTCCCCAAGGGCAAGGTAACAGCTAAGAAAATGCAAAACAAAACACAGTTACAAAAAAAGTATCTACTTTTTAATATATTGTATTAAcactactattttttttatatgagaTGTATTAACACTACTATAACTGGATGCTGGAATGCAACTGCCCACaacattcaaaatttcaaatggcACTACTAAGACTACTGAAGAAAACTCGTGAGACTTGAAGCTGTAAATAGAACCGCAGAAATTTCTTAGACTAgcaaaacttaagaagcttcaaattatatatttagcTGAGCGAGAAAGTTGGGACCTTTTTATAAGCCTTGAATCCAGCAGACAGAAAATGCTAGAGTAAAGCTGTACCATTGAGTGGAATAAATGCACAACATTTCTGAAGACACGGATCCCGAGGTATTTAAAAGAAGAACCTAAAGATGTACTACTGACGTTCAGTTACACAAATGAGTCTTTTCGATGAAGTTATACAAGAAATGCTAACGCTTCAATGAAAACCCAATAACTAGTTATCACATTAGCCCTAGGGCTTTGGTCTAGTGGTACGAGCGCAGAGCATGATGTGTAGGCTAGGTGCATGTCACAGATTCGAACTATGCTGCGAACAGAAGCCTGATATTTATGGATAAGGGTGGAAGAGCAGACATTACCCACCAAGTATTGAAGCGTGTGCCACTGGCCCTTGTGATTTCTcggttatcaaaaaaataactaatttatcACATTAAAGATGGGTTTTTTGTTAAAAAAGCATCTCAAAGAAGGTTTACCCAACAAGAATGACAGAATGGTGAGCTACTTTTCAAGACAACATTGTATGTGTTTCACGCACTGTGATTGTTTAAAACAGACATGTTTATGCATACTAAAGGCCAGTGATCAAACTTCTGTCAGCAAACCAAATCTTCAAAAAGGTAAGAGGAAGCTAGACGTATACAATATAGAGACTAAAGGAACTTGTGACAAAGAGAAGGTAAAATTAATAATACATGGAGCTTACTTTGCAGCTCGAACTTGTACCCTGAAAAAGTTCGGATCTAATGTAACAGCCTTCATACAATCCTCTAGTGCTTCTCTCATTCTTCCGAGAGACATACGTGTTGCTGCACGGTTGCTATGGCATAACATTAAAGCCCGAAGACAGCTCTTAGATGTGTCACATTCGGACACACAGTTTAGTCCATGTGTGTAGCATTCCTCTGCTTTAGATAAGTTCCCATTTGCATAGGCTTGATTCCCCCTGATATAAATTCATATCACAAGTATGAACTTAGGATAAAGATACgcaaaaaaaggaataaatgacTGAACAATCACACCCTAATATTGAACAGTGGAAGAAGAAATTGGCATGTATGATAGGAAGTACAATGTACACGTACTAACAAAGAGTCAATCCAATAACAGTATAGGCCCAAAATTTCATCCCAACTTTGATCAAGGTAGACCCCTCCATGATTAAGAAAAAACAGTAACTTGTACCTCAATCGCCATTTTTCACATGCTTCCTGAGCGGCCATGCTTGCAGCAACTGTTTCATGGTTGACCTCCTTGACCCTAGCTTTTTCATTATTGACCTGGCTAATGCTTATCCTAGCAGGTATATCTCCTTTCTTACCCTGAGTGGGAGATGAAAGAGGAGATGATCCAGAAACTTGAAAAAATTGCCCAGGTGACGAGGAGTAAGACAATTTCGTAGTTGAACTAGACGAATCATTAATGAGCTTCGTTCgatttttcttcttctgttgGCGTGTAGCCGCTGCTATCTGATTTTGAGCAACAGAGGATGCAGCAAATATGAAGCTACCCTGGCAAGCCTCTTCTAAATTTGAAGCAACATCAAATTGATTGCCCCCGTCACTATCTTGTCTCTCAATTGTTAATTTAGACGTCACTTCAGTATCTGCTGCAGTTATGAAAGAATCAGTACTATAATCTAAATGCTCTGTAGCAGATTTGAAGCTTTCAGTCTCGGCCCCAGATATAGATATAGACTCTTCAGAAGGACCGTCCATATCTACACCATGATGACTAGAGTGTCTAGATTCTACTTCTTGTGTTTCACTACATGTCACGTCATTTTCATTGATATTCATGCGTACTGTTGCATCTATCAGATCTTCATCTGCTAAATCATTTGGAACTGCAGGACGTGAATCACTAGATCCATGATTCTCATTTAGAATGAACGACTCATCAGAAGCCACAGATGTTCCTCTTGAAAGTGTATTATCTGCTGGTGTTTCACGATACGGAGAAATATCCATCGGTGAATACAGTTCGGAAGGTTCAGCATTCTCTTCCGAACTTCCTCTGAAGGCAATGTCTTGAGCAAAGTTAACTGGCATTGAGAATGTTTGCTTaggtttcattttctttttcttgtatcTTGGATCTCTAGTTGCTTCCCTTCTACTTTCAACTTTCTTATTTAAGCTCCCTTTAATAGTTGGTGTAAGATTTTGCATTAGCATACCATCAGACTTAGTACTGAAACTAAATTCAACTTTCTTTCCAGTTCTATCAGTTGATGGTGCTTCAAAAGTACCTATCATAGACTCACCAGGGATATTAAAGGAGGGAAATGAGGATGTTGAAATTGCACCACTATGAGGTCCGGGATGAACCTGATTAGTAAAGTGACTATTCTGTGTCCCTGCCTGAAATGAGAATCCTGAAGGAACTGAATCTGAAATTCCACTGGCACTCTTATTAACAGCATTTCCAATAGAGTCACTTGAACTTG
This region of Solanum dulcamara chromosome 9, daSolDulc1.2, whole genome shotgun sequence genomic DNA includes:
- the LOC129902448 gene encoding uncharacterized protein LOC129902448, which encodes MSPALTDTGDLHLRKGQFFNAQSSYNNHSEQKIASMDHNLGFTPSDLNPSPFGSSASSRLQKPRLFKKKYTGAHRKDQIFNPFRGVGEIQEMNMGHVESVSGKFGNVGFASGVDRGSGDVGNEGFVFGASRNSGLFGANLSMNVRNSHVNIGEGTIPVDEMKKLNIESEKKMNVGGGVHNVVSGADKGRSFVFTGGDAKLDEMVSKEVENKLNIKSEGTVDSARNMDSVKSKYNVFGSFSSSENVDNKNGGGVGVELLNEMDKLNIKGITENDMKDYAYKESGSLGGKSETLLHDQMKNMHINKPMGYVANENVKVDPSSSDSIGNAVNKSASGISDSVPSGFSFQAGTQNSHFTNQVHPGPHSGAISTSSFPSFNIPGESMIGTFEAPSTDRTGKKVEFSFSTKSDGMLMQNLTPTIKGSLNKKVESRREATRDPRYKKKKMKPKQTFSMPVNFAQDIAFRGSSEENAEPSELYSPMDISPYRETPADNTLSRGTSVASDESFILNENHGSSDSRPAVPNDLADEDLIDATVRMNINENDVTCSETQEVESRHSSHHGVDMDGPSEESISISGAETESFKSATEHLDYSTDSFITAADTEVTSKLTIERQDSDGGNQFDVASNLEEACQGSFIFAASSVAQNQIAAATRQQKKKNRTKLINDSSSSTTKLSYSSSPGQFFQVSGSSPLSSPTQGKKGDIPARISISQVNNEKARVKEVNHETVAASMAAQEACEKWRLRGNQAYANGNLSKAEECYTHGLNCVSECDTSKSCLRALMLCHSNRAATRMSLGRMREALEDCMKAVTLDPNFFRVQVRAANCYLALGEVENASKFFMTCLQHGPEVCVDRKILVEASEGLEKAQRVSECMKQCVELLQRRRQSDAELALGVVCEALTISTYSEKLLELKADALLMLRRYEEVIQLCEKKLEFAKSNAPPYNFSYQSSELDSPRSASSGLWCISKTVKSYFYLGKLEEADNFLKNQEKSMCLMESSGLKTLEAVVPLAVTIRELLCFKAAGNAAFQSGKHAEAVEHYTAAVSCNFESRPFTAICFCNRAAAYRAMGQISDAIADCSLAIALDGNYAKALSRRASLFEMIRDYGQAASDLQRLVSLLTRHMENKVGGSGSHNKMSFVNEIRQTQQKLSAMEEEARKEIPLNFYLILGVDPSVGASEIRKAYRKAALKHHPDKAGQSLARNDNADDGLWKEIAEEVHKDADRLFKMIGEAYAVLSDSAKHSRYDLEEEMRNSQSRGNESSTFRTHTDFNNYPFERSGSRGNWEDVWRAYKSTQSRESDRNRANW